The following coding sequences are from one Sesamum indicum cultivar Zhongzhi No. 13 linkage group LG11, S_indicum_v1.0, whole genome shotgun sequence window:
- the LOC105174243 gene encoding WD repeat-containing protein 3 has protein sequence MVKSYLRYEAAASFGVIVSVDCNITYDSSGKHLLAGALEKLAVWHVRQGICTKTLSPSASSSSRGPSLAVTSIASSSSSLIASGYADGTVRIWDSEKGTCDTTLNGHRGAVTILRYNKLGSLLASGSKDCDIILWDVIGEAGLFRLRGHRDQVTDLVFLDSSKKLVSSSKDKFLRVWDLETQHCVQIVSGHHSEIWSIDVNPDERYLVSGSADPELRFYSINNDLADEKQADRVESQVDSGTASSKWEVLKHFGDIQRQSKDRVSTVRFSNSGNLLACQVAGTTVEMFRVLDENEARRKAKRRINRKEKKASKGKADTTENGNRNVEVEELGELFITVPDVFKPLQILRAKKKICSMSFCPITPKSSLATFALSLNNNLLEIYSIESTSATKTSAIELQGHRSDVRSVTLSSDNSLLMSTSHSTIKIWNPSTGSCLRTIDSGYGLCGLFVPGNKYAIVGTKSGTLEIIDVRSGTCVEVVEAHGGSVQSIAATADGFVTGSADQDVKFWEYQTAQKPGQDTKHLTVSPVRNLKMNDDVVVVAVSPEGKHIAIALLDCTVKVFFMDSLKFFLSLYGHKLPVLCMDISSDGDLIVTGSADKNLKIWGLDFGDCHKSLFAHADSVMAVKFVGNTHYMFSVGKDRLVKYWDADKFELLLTLEGHHSEVWCLAVSNRGDFLVTGSHDRSIRRWDRTEEPFFIEEEKEKRLEEMFESDLDNVFENKYAPKEELPEEGAVALAGKKTGETVTAADSIMDALDIAEEELKRIAEHKEEKSKGKVGDFRPNILMLGLSPSDYVLRAVSSVHTNDLEQALLALPFSDSLRILSYLKDWVAFPDKIELVCRVATVLLQIHHNQLTSTVSARPVLSLLKDVLHARVKECKDTLGFNLAAMDHLKELMAAKSDAPFRDAKTKLLEIRARYAQHSEGRMQTKEDRRKKKKQKKLDNGHVWS, from the exons ATGGTGAAGTCGTACCTGCGGTACGAGGCGGCGGCGTCGTTCGGGGTGATAGTGTCGGTGGATTGTAATATTACGTACGACAGCTCCGGCAAGCACCTGTTGGCGGGTGCTTTAGAGAAGCTTGCTGTGTGGCACGTGCGTCAGGGAATTTGCACCAAGACGCTATCTCCCTCCGCTTCCTCCTCCTCTCGCGGCCCCTCCCTGGCCGTCACCTCTATCGCCTCCTCTTCGTCTTCTCTT ATTGCAAGTGGCTATGCTGATGGTACTGTGAGAATATGGGATAGTGAGAAGGGAACATGTGATACCACTTTGAATGGACATAGAGGTGCTGTGACGATCCTTCGGTACAACAAGCTTGGATCTTTGCTTGCTTCTGGAAGCAAAGACTGTGACATCATTTTATGGGATGTAATTGGTGAAGCTGGGCTCTTCCGCCTTCGAGGGCACCGAGACCAG GTTACGGACCTCGTGTTCCTGGATTCCAGTAAAAAATTGGTTAGTTCATCAAAGGACAAGTTTTTGAGGGTTTGGGATCTTGAAACCCAACACTGTGTACAGATTGTCAGTGGTCATCATAGCGAAATTTGGTCAATTGATGTTAACCCTGATGAAAGATATCTAGTGTCTGGGTCAGCAGACCCCGAGCTCAGATTTTACTCAATTAACAATGATTTGGCTGATGAAAAACAGGCAGATAGAGTTGAATCTCAAGTTGACAGCGGAACTGCCTCGAGCAAATGGGAAGTTCTGAAGCATTTTGGTGATATACAACGTCAGAGCAAGGATAGAGTTTCTACGGTGCGTTTCAGCAATTCTGGAAATTTGCTGGCTTGTCAGGTTGCTGGGACAACAGTGGAGATGTTTCGGGTATTGGATGAGAATGAAGCTAGACGTAAAGCGAAAAGAAGAATCAACCGGAAGGAGAAAAAAGCATCTAAAGGAAAAGCTGATACCACCGAAAATGGGAATAGGAATGTCGAAGTTGAAGAGCTTGGTGAGTTATTTATTACAGTCCCTGATGTTTTTAAGCCTCTGCAGATTCTACGAGCTAAGAAGAAGATATGCTCTATGTCGTTCTGTCCTATAACTCCAAAGAGTTCTCTGGCAACCTTTGCATTGtctttaaacaataatttattagaaatatattcAATTGAGAGCACTTCGGCTACAAAGACAAGCGCCATTGAGCTACAGGGACATCGTTCCGATGTGAGAAGTGTCACTCTTAGCTCAGATAATTCTCTTTTGATGTCAACAAGCCACAGCACAATTAAAATATGGAATCCCAGCACTGGATCTTGCCTCCGAACTATTGATTCAGGATATGGATTATGCGGCCTCTTTGTCCCTGGTAACAAGTATGCAATTGTTGGCACAAAAAGTGGGACGCTGGAAATCATTGATGTCCGGAGTGGCACTTGTGTGGAAGTAGTTGAAGCTCATGGTGGCTCTGTACAGTCTATTGCTGCAACAGCAGATGGTTTTGTAACAGGGAGTGCAGACCAGGATGTTAAATTTTGGGAGTACCAAACTGCGCAGAAACCTGGTCAA GATACAAAACATCTGACAGTATCTCCAGTGAGGAATCTGAAAATGAATGATGATGTTGTAGTGGTTGCTGTCAGCCCAGAGGGGAAACACATTGCTATTGCCTTGTTGGACTGCACAGTGAAG GTTTTCTTCATGGACTCGCTTAAGTTTTTCCTCTCCTTGTATGGACATAAGCTGCCTGTATTATGCATGGACATATCTTCTGATGGGGATCTGATTGTTACTGGCTCCGctgataaaaatttgaaaatttgggGTCTAGATTTTGGTGACTGCCATAAATCCCTTTTTGCTCATGCTGATAG TGTCATGGCAGTTAAGTTTGTGGGGAATACCCATTACATGTTTAGTGTGGGGAAAGACCGCCTAGTGAAATACTGGGATGCAGACAAGTTTGAATTGCTTTTAACCCTTGAAGGTCATCATTCTGAAGTCTGGTGCCTTGCAGTCAGCAATCGTGGTGACTTTCTAGTAACAGGATCTCATGATAGATCTATTCGCCGTTGGGATCGTACTGAAGAGCCTTTTTTTATTGAG gaagagaaagaaaaaaggctGGAGGAGATGTTTGAATCTGACCTTGACAATGTATTTGAGAACAAGTATGCACCCAAGGAGGAACTTCCAGAGGAGGGTGCTGTGGCCTTAGCAGGGAAGAAAACTGGAGAAACGGTGACTGCAGCCGATTCTATTATGGATGCACTAGATATAGCAGAAGAAGAACTGAAGCGCATAGCTGAACACAAG GAGGAGAAATCAAAAGGGAAAGTTGGTGATTTCAGGCCAAACATTCTTATGCTTGGTCTTTCTCCATCTGATTATGTTCTACGTGCAGTTTCAAGTGTTCATACCAACGATTTGGAGCAAGCATTGCTA GCACTGCCGTTCTCAGATTCCTTAAGGATTTTGTCTTATTTGAAAGATTGGGTTGCTTTCCCTGATAAG ATCGAGCTTGTCTGCCGTGTTGCCACTGTGTTGCTGCAGATCCACCATAACCAGCTAACCTCTACGGTTTCTGCCAGACCT